The following proteins come from a genomic window of Lycium ferocissimum isolate CSIRO_LF1 chromosome 4, AGI_CSIRO_Lferr_CH_V1, whole genome shotgun sequence:
- the LOC132054797 gene encoding GPI-anchored protein LLG2-like, whose translation MMGFEKCFFLFLFFLLVGLTSSSPLYIKHDVLEARVQTGRALLQQQGNCPIDFERENYTVITSQCKGPHYNSTICCNAFKQLACKHSTEINNVQNGCATTMFNYINLYGKYPPGLFANMCKEDKEGLNCSNIVQPEGKSEEQKSHSSKGANFSMVLMLIASGFLIIMLNK comes from the exons ATGATGGGCTTCGAAAAATGcttcttcttgtttctcttcttccttcttGTTGGTCTAACTTCTTCTTCTCCATTGTACATCAAAC ATGATGTGCTTGAGGCTCGTGTTCAAACGGGGCGTGCCCTTCTTCAACAACAAGGAA ATTGTCCCATTGATTTTGAGAGGGAAAACTACACTGTCATAACAAGCCAATGCAAAGGACCTCACTACAATTCAACAATATGTTGCAATGCATTCAAGCAATTAGCCTGCAAACATTCAACAGAGATAAATAATGTGCAAAATGGATGTGCTACAACAATGTTTAATTACATAAATCTCTATGGCAAATATCCACCTGGCCTTTTTGCAAATATGTGCAAAGAGGACAAAGAAGGCCTAAATTGCAGTAATATTGTTCAGCCTGAAGGCAAATCTGAGGAACAAAAGAGTCATTCTTCAAAAGGTGCTAACTTTTCAATGGTGCTTATGCTGATAGCCAGTGGCTTTCTAATCATAATGTTAAataaatga